In Rhipicephalus microplus isolate Deutch F79 chromosome 7, USDA_Rmic, whole genome shotgun sequence, one genomic interval encodes:
- the LOC119187139 gene encoding uncharacterized protein LOC119187139 yields the protein MTGCCVPMCTNNSRNGWKLYHFPTEPKRRLLWMVKIKRDKWQPTKSSCVCSAHFEASHFEQHRADQWIKLKPNAVPTVFPFRGLPPQRKAPKDRAGPAVLPDACQETRGDNSTAINCTPLTSAQANLNSRTDSLGAQQPQSCNSQTPDSVPHIMEREEVVISADAPDGARENKQLNKQLSDMGRKYTQLHQVHRKATSTIQALKKQVKKLETKMELFGQRLKFLNDDQLQALGRQSNKGSTWSAETIKQALQIKFSCGKTGYQTLRNLGYPLPSGKTLARRLQGLKFLPGILTEVIDVLKIKAENMQDIEKDCALFLDEMEIARGYELDRAEDVVLGGQTMPENPDEPAHHALVFMVGGLNTRWKQVIAYHFTGSHVEGSILKDYVMKIVQLCAEISLRIRVVTCDMGASNRAMWRELGFSSHRNSITVCSVPHPCLEDKELFFTADAAHVLKNVKSQLLSSEVFFLSDATVCQHNLPSKEVNVDHVRSVIKYDAERELKVAPRLSELHISRGHFTKMKVGVAVRFFREAPAAIRYLIKEDAIEPEAETTAWFLELVFNWYTLMSSRHPSVALSLRDMRRYHESIELLNSALEVFQGMKMGSKAQWKPSQAGLLITTKVVLRLQDILLRSEGYEFFLTSRILQDCLENLFSVVRIRKPVPNAYDLKCALKLVCVSQFLHAPGTSSYEVDDAKYLADMLAKGKQEHGEVEADVIDDSEILFIEELQENECNILFYIGGFLLKGMLSVVAGCGHCNSALLGSTESEHATLTILKEYRSEGGNLTYPSKDVLLTLKSCEEHFRGIISWSEGLLRLRSPLKAVTDYLNEMVRPCVKTCSEHSDAVAKLLIANYARLRLRVHLRHVSSNGVNEHGSKTCAGVSLP from the exons ATGACTGGGTGCTGCGTGCCCATGTGCACGAACAACTCCAGAAATGGTTGGAAACTCTACCATTTTCCGACAGAGCCCAAAAGAAGGCTGCTATGGATGGTGAAGATTAAGCGAGACAAGTGGCAGCCTACGAAGTCCTCGTGTGTATGCAGT GCACATTTTGAAGCAAGCCATTTCGAGCAGCACCGAGCTGACCAGTGGATAAAACTGAAGCCGAACGCTGTGCCAACGGTGTTCCCTTTCAGGG gcttgcctccacaAAGGAAGGCGCCAAAGGACAGGGCAGGACCTGCTGTGTTGCCTGATGCATGCCAAGAAACACGCGGTGACAACTCTACGGCCATTAATTGTACGCCACTCACAAGTGCACAGGCGAATTTAAATTCACGCACAGACAGTCTTGGCGCACAGCAACCGCAAAGCTGCAATTCTCAGACGCCTGATTCAGTACCGCACATTATGGAAAGGGAAGAAGTTGTGATCTCGGCCGATGCACCTGACGGGGCACGTGAAAACAAGCAGTTAAATAAGCAGCTCTCCGATATGGGCAGAAAATACACTCAGCTACATCAAGTCCATCGGAAAGCCACCTCAACCATTCAAGCActaaaaaaacaggtgaaaaaattGGAAACCAAAATGGAATTATTCGGACAGCGTTTGAAATTCCTCAATGATGACCAGCTGCAGGCTCTTGGGCGCCAGAGTAATAAGGGAAGCACTTGGTCTGCAGAAACAATCAAGCAGGCGCTTCAGATTAAGTTTTCCTGTGGAAAAACTGGTTACCAGACACTAAGAAATCTGGGCTACCCCTTGCCATCCGGAAAAACCCTTGCACGTCGCCTTCAGGGCCTCAAGTTTCTTCCCGGAATTTTGACGGAAGTCATCGATGTTCTCAAAATCAAAGCAGAGAACATGCAAGACATTGAAAAAGACTGTGCTTTGTTCTTGGATGAAATGGAGATTGCTCGCGGGTACGAGCTCGATCGCGCTGAGGATGTGGTGTTGGGGGGGCAAACTATGCCAGAAAATCCAGACGAACCTGCACATCACGCACTAGTGTTCATGGTAGGAGGCCTGAATACGAGATGGAAGCAAGTGATTGCCTACCACTTCACCGGAAGTCATGTAGAGGGTAGTATCCTCAAGGACTACGTCATGAAGATAGTGCAGCTCTGCGCGGAAATCTCTTTAAGAATCCGTGTCGTCACTTGCGACATGGGGGCTTCTAATCGGGCTATGTGGCGCGAGCTCGGATTCTCCAGCCACAGGAATTCCATTACTGTATGTTCAGTGCCTCACCCCTGTCTGGAAGacaaagaattgtttttcacagcaGATGCTGCACACGTGCTGAAGAATGTCAAGTCACAGTTGCTTTCATCGGAAGTATTCTTTCTGAGTGATGCAACAGTATGCCAGCACAATCTGCCATCAAAAGAAGTGAACGTGGACCATGTGCGCAGTGTAATTAAGTATGATGCTGAACGAGAGCTGAAAGTCGCCCCGAGGCTCTCAGAGTTACACATTTCGCGAGGCCATTTCACAAAAATGAAAGTGGGAGTTGCTGTCCGCTTCTTCAGGGAAGCTCCTGCAGCGATTCGGTACCTAATTAAAGAGGACGCGATAGAGCCGGAGGCAGAGACAACAGCTTGGTTTCTAGAATTAGTATTCAACTGGTACACGCTAATGTCTTCCCGCCACCCatcagttgctctcagccttcgaGACATGCGGAGGTACCACGAATCAATTGAGCTACTGAACTCGGCCCTCGAAGTTTTTCAAGGAATGAAGATGGGAAGCAAGGCACAGTGGAAGCCTTCGCAAGCAGGTTTACTAATAACAACAAAAGTCGTTCTTCGTCTCCAAGACATTCTCTTGCGCAGTGAAGGATACGAATTCTTCCTCACGAGCAGAATCTTGCAAGACTGCCTCGAAAATTTGTTTTCGGTGGTGCGCATCAGGAAGCCTGTTCCTAACGCATATGACTTAAAGTGTGCCCTGAAGCTTGTGTGCGTGAGTCAGTTCCTTCATGCACCCGGAACGTCAAGCTACGAAGTCGACGATGCTAAGTACCTCGCCGACATGCTTGCAAAAGGCAAACAAGAGCACGGGGAGGTGGAAGCTGATGTCATTGATGACTCGGAAATTTTGTTCattgaagaacttcaagaaaacgaATGCAACATCCTTTTCTACATCGGCGGCTTCCTTTTAAAAGGTATGCTGAGTGTTGTAGCGGGATGCGGGCATTGTAATTCTGCCTTGTTAGGCTCAACTGAAAGCGAGCACGCAACTCTGACTATTCTGAAGGAGTACAGGAGTGAAGGTGGCAACCTCACATATCCCAGCAAGGATGTTTTGCTGACACTCAAGTCGTGTGAAGAGCATTTCAGGGGCATCATAAGTTGGAGTGAGGGCTTGCTGCGCTTAAGGTCCCCGTTGAAGGCCGTGACCGATTATTTGAACGAGATGGTGCGCCCTTGCGTAAAGACTTGCTCCGAGCACAGTGACGCCGTAGCAAAACTCCTTATTGCGAATTATGCAAGACTGAGGCTTCGCGTGCATTTGCGCCACGTTAGTTCAAACGGCGTCAATGAACACGGAAGCAAGACGTGCGCTGGGGTAAGCCTTCCGTGA